The DNA sequence TGGGTGCCTCCTATAACAGGGGGCATGAGGATTTTACAATGGGCCCAACCTATagtaaatccaatgagaatttcaTGTCAATTACTTCTTCCTACAATAAGGGGAATGATCACATCATATCGATGGGTCCTACCTATGAAAAGGCGGATTCCACCATTGTATCTATGGGTACTTCCTATGACAAAGGAGAATCCAGTGCTCTCTCTATGGCTCTAAACTATAGTAAGGGTGAGAGCAATACCATATCTTTTGGAGGTCTACATGATGAACCAGAGACAAATCCCTCTGGTGGCATCATTAGTAGCTATGATTTGTTTATGGGTACTCAGAACTCAGCTCAGGCTTCAGAAATATCAGGCCAGAAGGATTTGGTTGAGTCCAATGCCGACCCAATTGTAAATGATGTTCCGAAAGCCAACTCTAAACTTGAAGTCAACCCCAGAAAAAAGGAGCCAAAAACAACTAAAAAGGCCCCTCCTAACAACTTCCCTTCAAATGTCAAGAGTTTGTTGTCAACTGGTATGTTCGATGGGGTCCCTGTTAAGTATGTTTCCTGGTCACGTGAGGTATATTTATTCTTTAGGCTGCTTTTACATATTTGTCATGCTGATCTTGCTTTCTGGATCTCTTTGGTTTTGTTATTTTACATCTGCTAAACTTAATCTTTGGCAGAAAAATCTTAAAGGAGTTATAAAGGGAACTGGGTATTTGTGTTCCTGCGACAACTGCAATCTCTCCAAGGTAAGGACCTTGTGTTAATTTTCAGCTTCTTTCAGAAAAGGTAACTAAAGAGTGTTCAATCTGAGTTTAATGACCAAGCTTTTATGTTGGATTGCATTATACAGTCTCTTAATGCTTACGAGTTTGAGCGTCATGCTGGTTGCAAGACCAAACACCCAAATAATCACATTTACTTCGAGAATGGAAAGACCATTTATGCTGTTGTTCAAGAGCTGAAGAGCACTCCTCAGGAGATTCTATTTGATGCAATTCAAAATGTGACGGGTTCTCCAATTAATCAAAAGAATTTCAGGATATGGAAAGGTAATTCACAATTTACAACTTAAGTGACTGGTTCAGCATAAACAGGAATACATTCTGTGTCTCCATTGTCTCTACTGAACCAGGTGAAGTTAAATATCTCTTATTCTCtcttatatgatattttttttttgtcttcttttcctATTCTCAGCATCATACCAAGCTGCCACACGCGAACTCCAGCGGATCTATGGAAACGATGAACTAAACATGCCATCCTGAGATGAAAACCCTTACTTTCTGcttctaaaagaaaagaaaagaaaagaaaaaagaaaacccttgGTTTCTGACGATTTTGAGGTTGGTGGATATGTGATCTGTGCATAGCAGCATATAGCctatagaaaatatagactccTTTTGGGATTTAATAGTTTGAGCATATGGATGTTTATAACTACTATggctttttatattttctctagattattcctatttttttttttttttgaatttttgaaatttggatTATTTGTTAGATTGTAGATTTAACAGTTTTGGTTTTGATTGGAGCACTAGAGGTGCCATTTTCTGTGTTAGTCGTGGTGCAAGAGAATCCCTTTCTGAGCAATGGGCAGGTTAGGTGCTTGGTCAGGCGCTTTGGGGAGTGGTAGTTTGTCCTATTTTATACCAACCAGATATAGAAACGAgataacatttaaaattatagaaaatcagAAGCATTTGACTGCAGATAATGGGACGATGAAACTCGTGGGACTATGTGTATATGCCCTAAGGAATATTTGGAACAATCATCTGGTGTTCAGCTGTTGTAGATTGCAAGCAATCCCAACTGCACAATTTACTGTAGATTGAGACAATGCACTCCCCATCTTGCCAAATTTTAGCTCAAGTTCGATAATTTTAGCCCAAACCTAATGTATTTCCAGGTATGGGACCCAGATTCCAATAGTGTGGTTCTTTTTCGCAGTCTAGTGAAGTCCAGGTCCATTTTAGGTCCAGTATCGTTTGTCTTGGGTGCGTCACAATCAGTTACTCTTGCAAGTTTTCAACATGTCGATGCTTGGAGATGATGCAGGAGAGGGGACAAATCCCAGTAGCAGCTCCTGATAGGGTCCCCAGTAGCCGCTCCTGATAGGGTCTCTCCATGCGAGTTGGGGTTGTGCTTTACGAGCTGTAAGACCTATTATATATTCACTGTTAGTCTGTGGGTGGCTTCACCGTGAAGAATCTGGTGCCTGGCGGATTCCGCGTGGAGCAGCATCAGTAGTAGCTGCTTCCACATATTAGAGTACTGGTGTTCTAGTATATGCAATTCTCCCAGTACTAGAGCGATATGTCTACTGTCTtcgttgatatatatatatatatatgtctatatatatatctggatTTGATGCAACGAATATAAAGATTTATCTCAGTGCCTTGAAATAGCATTGATGAACGTATCTGTCAGTCCGACAAACAATATAAAGTGCTCATCGCACCTACATAGTTTGCTTTTAGCGTTTAGGTTGGTCAACAACGTATTGGGAAAAGATACTGATGCAAGAAAATCTGGTGAGTGGAAGAAAGGTACTTTTACAGCGGAAACGAGGTTGCAAAAGAGAATTGATGTTCTCATATTTTAGAAATCAACCACAAAAGAGCTCAGGCAGATGATGCTATATACTTGCAGCAAAAGACGATGCTCTAGAATTCTTTCGggataatattttatgttgccTGGAACTGGAACGtaccaagagagagagagagagagagagagagagagagaaatggggGGGAAGGGGTGTGAGGGTCCAAATTCTTTGGTTCCTTCAAACAGTTTCATCCGTCCGAACAACGCTGCTAACAGTAATGGCAGCATGATCGGAAGTCCCCAAACATTCACCAGGTGTAGGTGTGCTGATTTGTTGTTCGCTTCGTGCTGCCGAACCTGTGTTTGATTGAGATGCAAGTTGATCCCTCCTTTTACCCCATAGAAGGACATATAGGCCAATGAATATAATGACTACTCCAATAATCCTACAAGGCCAACGGGACAACATCCCacatttttttagaagttttgcTATATGTAAATAAACATGACTCTTATCCCACTTCTACGTGACATTGTTCATCAATTATTAGATCgattattcttttataaaattcaaaatttaatatatgatgAATAATGTCACATCATTACAGTAGGATATAAGTGAGATGTGAGTCATGTAGCATAATCATATAATATCATGCGATCGATCCAAACCTtcctaaatatattttctctgcTAATACAAATGAGCCCAAAATTGTAATAACGATCGTGGTCAGAGGATTAAAAGCAGAGAGGAAAACCGGACCCTTCTCCTTGGTTACCACTCCCATTATATAATACGCGACCCCAGAAAGTATTCCCTGTATAGCGACATCATCTGCATGCGTTAGAAGTTAATCTGTTGAGTGCAACCACCAAACATAGAACTTTTGGACTCTGTTAATAATATATGCATCAGACATCCTTTTATATCATATCTGAAACAATGAAGAAAATGCTAACATTTAGATTGCAAATGTTACATTAATATTTGAggttaaatttttcttactgCATAGAGACTGGCTAGTAATTGGACATCCAAGTGTACTGACCACACTGCAGCATTGCCCCTTTCAAATGCCAAGCCCACTATGACGGCTTCCACCATGCCCGAACTGCATATCAAAGTTGTGAGGGAGAGCTGGGCAGGATATGATCTTAGTGTAACTGCCTGCAATAAGCACCCATAACCGGCgacggaaaaagaaaaaggaaaacaggaaattaaaaaagatactTCAAATCTTTTTGCCAGATAGTGTAAAGCTTGGGGAGTTAGATAACATTGGATTGGGAAAGCTAACTTGCAGAATGATGAAGCAACACCAGCAGAAACAAGATGCTATGATCAGTAGAGAACCCTTCATGAGATCTTGCTTATTTGTTGCACTAGCAGATTGAGCAGGGTGGTCTGATCTTCCTTTCGTCCATGGCAGATTGAGCTCGCGTCCTTGGATTAGAGTCATCAACATTACTCCTCCAACCACCACTATGGTTCCCAGTATCTTTGCCTGGCTTTGAAGTCTCCTAATATTGACCTTCTCGAACCTACAGATCATTACCATCCGCAAAAGTTACATCTCTATTTCCAACAATTCTAGATCTCTTCTTTGACTTTACATGCAAGCACATGTATAAATGATCCTGATATTAAAACTAACCCAAAAATCCAAGCCGTTGCAAATGCCAGAGCAGGAAGGATATTGTTCATAGAAGATGCGAAAGAGGCACCCGTATATGTCATCCCAATGTAGTATAGGTTCTGGTCAAGCAAAGGGCTGTATAGAAAACATCTGAAGCCCAGTAAAAATTCTTAAGACGATTGAAGTAACTTTAAGAAATTCTATCTCAGTTGTCTAGATTCTTACTCAAACAAGCTCAGCAACATGGCCTTGAGTAAGATGGAGAAGGTCATTTTTGGCCTTGATTGCCTGTTAAGCATTATATATgtcaatataaattattataagcagcttcttcatttaatttgttggtttttacagcacagagagagagagagagagagagagagacctttcCAAAACAACGGCGAAAGGAGCCATAACAGCTGTGGCAACGGCCATCCTGTAGGCCACCAGCACGTAATGGCTCATGCCCCGGTTTAAAACAAACTTGGCAATAATGGTCATCCCTGCAGAGCCAAACTGCAAAAGAATCACTGCCAAATATAGCTTTACCCGGCGAAATAAGCGACTGAAGAACTccatgataaatattaatattttctgtcTCCTTGTAAAGCTTATTAtaagcatttatatatatacaatagaaATTAGGGTACTGAAATATATAGCTTATATAGAGTTTTAAACCACACAGATTAgacaagtttatttttatacgTTCTCCTTTAAGAAAACATTCCTCAATGTAGAAAAATGGCGTTTCTTTAAAATATCAAACGGCCAGCGGTCTCTAATTACCTCATATACTATCGAATGATGCTTATTAAGAGGGCTCAGGTAATTGCACTAATTGACCAAACAAGGCTATGATCGACTCTAATTATAGCCATTTCATAAACCGTAGCTGATGTAGCCTAGCGGCCTGCATGGAGATATCAGAACATGAATACTTCTAACAAACAATCTGCTGCATGCACGTACAAGCTGCTTATCTTATCTGGacgacaaattaaaaaaaaagtgtatacAGAAAATATTAGATTATTGTAGGCTTTGTGGAGATTAATTTGGACATGCCTAGCTTGAAACATTATCTCATTCTGCATGTATCCTTCTTGGTCTTGCTTTTGCTTGTTAACCATATAGGAACCTCTCAAAGGTAGGGCCCTTCGGATCCAtccctgcagagtaaactccAGTCTCGTGTATCGCACCCTCGAAAGTTTTCCTACATGGAACTGATTAAATCGTTGGCACTTTTCACTaggggtgtggccccaaaaaattgtttgcacccatgagattaaccatatatatatatattgcaatatTTAAGTTTTCATTCAGCAATAGTTTGCCGAAGGTCTATCGAGGTCCAAACTAAATCATGTGCATGCTTACGGTTTTACCATGCAAAACGTATCATGCATGCAGTCCCATATATAAGGTATAAGGATAAGGAGTCAAGCAGCgttaaacccaaaaaaaaagaaaaaaagaaaaagaaagaaggaatccATGCACTAGTAATTAATGGAGAAAAGCTCTCTAGATTACTACTTAAAGTTAATTGATCACGACAAAAGACTCGATCGAGCAAGAATTaatgataagaagaatttttaaacatttcagctttctttatataaatatatatatatatatatataacagcaTAAAACATAACTACGTCCTCTAGCTAgctaataacaatattataacaccaaattaattaataccaTTAGAGAGACGAGTAAAATAAGCTAAAAACTCGAAAAATTTATCTCGTCATACatgaaattaatgttttttttttgttttttttcctaatcaagcttgcatatttataaataagaggTTTAAGTTACAGAACAAGAAGAGTCATTGCCACTATCAATAAGTAGAATACTATAAAGTAAAATAGTTATTGGTATGCGACCAATCATTCTATTAGTTGTGTCCCATTGCGTCACAAAATGCGCAAATCGATTTTGAGATCCATCTATTTTCTTAAAACACCTTCATTTATGAGAGGACATGATAAGAGCAATATCTTTAGAGATGATAGAAATTTGCCAGATTGATGATGATCCTTGAATTGCTGAGATTACAAGAAGAGAATCGCCTTCAATTGTGAGTATATATGGAAAATTTAAATGTTTAGCTATATTGACTGCAAGTCTTGCTGCAATTGCTTTTGCTACTACTGGATTTGTTGTTCCAATTTCTTCTGTCCATATTTCAATTGCACTTTCTTCATAATCACGACTTACTGCAAGGGCCAAAGAGGACGTTGTCCTGACTGCCGCATCAAACGAAATGCTTACAGTGTTGAGATGAGAGTTTTGTCATAATTGTGGTTGCTTTTCTTTCAGTTTCATTTGCCAAGCAGATATATATTGTTGATAAAGGAAACCCAATTGATCTATAGCTTTCCTAATAGATAAAGCTGTTTGATTATGAactatatcatttctcaatctcCAAGTGAAATCCAATATCATAATTGCAAACAGCTGAAAAGGGTGCATTTCCTGTTAGCTTAATCCTAGCTTTAGCTCTAGATTAAGAATGAAAGATATCCAATCTTGTTTTGTAATAATTTCCAAGGAAGACATATTTAGTGGCTACTTGCTTTGGCTCCATAGGATTCTTGATATAGGACATTCCAGAAAAAGATATAGTAGcgtttcttctttctcattaCACAAAGGGCAACTAAAGGAAGGCATAGATGGTATGAAGTTCTTTAGCCTTTCTCTAATTGGAAGTAAATCCCAGATAATTTTCCACAAAAGAAGTTTATGGCAATCATGGATTTTTAGTTTCCAAATCTTCCCTATTGCAAAATTAGGGAAACTTACTTGAAGAGCACAATCAATATTTGCTGCTAAGTGATAAGCTGTTTTGACAGTACAGAACTTCCCATATTGAGTTTTAATCCATATATTGCAATCTTCTCTGAAGTTTGATCGAGGCAATGGTATTTTAAGTATATCTCTAATACTTTCCCATTGGAAGAAGTTGAGCATTTTCTGTATATTCCAAGAGTGGGTTGTATTGTTGATGAAGTCAAAAACTTTAAGAGAAGGCGATAATTCCATGAGATAGTTAAGCGGTTGTGGCTTAAAACTTTCCAATGAAAGAATTCATGGATCAAATTAGACTTTCActgaattttcattaaaaatttgattacaCATACTTTTTTCTAATACTCTGCGTGTGTGcaataaatttatctaaaaataagaatatgaaGCTTTTGATGTCACCTGCCAAATGAGTTTGttaacaaatatttgtttgaaagaAGCTTGTGACACATACTCGTTCGAAATAAGGACGTTTGACTAAACATTGACCACGAAACGTACGTTTCAGGCCAATTCCGGTTTGACCATtaatacatgatgatgatcataacTTCGATGATCTATAATTGCATTAATACAGCTAGCGACCGAAGCCAATAACGATCTGTCGGCCAGCTTCAGCTTGGGACTAGCTAGCAGGATATTggttcttatatattatattaatttaatgtcaatttatatatatatatatatatatatatataacatactaCACATCATGATCATTACAAAGTAATTAAACTCTTCGATTGCTCACATGAAAAGTAAATACATGTACCAGTACTACCTTGAATTTAATGGCCGGTATGAATGACATCTTGAGTTTTAATTTATGTGAAAGAAGGAATTAAAGCAGTAGCTCATTACtcattaattatttcaaaattcacttttcagaatttgagaaaaaacaTGAGTACCGAGAGAAGCCTTTTAATTAGTGTTCACCAAAATGGTTGCGCTTGTGAACAACACCACATGATGACTTACaaagcagatatatatatatatatatatatatatatataggcaattAATATTCGCTATCTTGTATAGGTACTGGCCGATGGAGCTTAAAGTACTGATATTTGGAAGGCTGgagaaataaattcatatatttcatgGATGAGCTGCTTGTTCATGATATATGGCTCAATTAATCGGGTCTTTTTGCAGCCTATTAATTAACCAGATCGAAGGTTCAATTCATTCCATTTTCTTTCATGATCTGATAATACAGATGATCagatgaaatattatttgacACGAATAggggaaaaaagagaggagaatTTGATCCTTGCTTGCTTCTTAGCTTGTGGTGGTGTACTTACGATATAAttctatgaaaaattatactcattatcTTTACatcatacatgattttttaatttcttaatttttttttcttatcaaatatatgatgtatgaatgatgaataaaaaaactcaattaatttagcaggaataaaaaaaaaaaaagttaggtgCATGTGTAGTATTTGGGATGATGGATAACAAAGttcctattttatatatatatatatacacacacacacacatacatactcATTCCGTGGCCTCTTGGAAATGCTTGATGCATTGCTGCTTTAATCTAATTCAAGctatatatatcactacaaggaATATGACCTTTATCGGCGGTGCAAGTTCGCCGCAAAAAGACGATAAATCGTCGGGAATAATGTTTTTCCAGCGTTTTATACTTCGCCGCTCAATGGTTGCCAAAAACCGGATGCATAAAATCACCTCCGTCGTTCTTCCACTAATCGTCGTGAATAACATTATTTGGGGTGAATTTTTCTACGTTGGAATATGGTCTTTTACACGCCGGCAAAAAGTTTCGAAATGCGGAGATAAACTGCCGGAAATGGTAAATAGCGACGATTTGAATCCATTGCAACAGCCTATTTTAGCGCTGCAAATTGAACCGACAACTCAGCCTTCTCGCCAGTAATGCTACTCTATTCCAGCGTGTATGTTTGCCACATAAAATTAATACCAACGAAATAAACTTCTTCAACATTTGCAACAAGTTCATGAGTTCGCTGCAAAAAAGAGATTCTTTCTGGACGATTTTACCATCGCCGTGTGAGAATTCTGTCGATTATTTTGCAACGGATTTTGCTACAAAAACCATTCTATATTTGCAGCAGCGTCTTATTTCattgcaaaattttttttatcccaaCACAGGGCATCGTTGGGATACACTGGTGCAAGCCACGTTACGTGGTATCCTTTCCTAGCGAGTCtctaaaatcgctgcaaatattgcGAATTATGGTCAGATACCCGTCGCATATGGCCAACTAAAATGCATTAGTACTTGCTTTGGAAATGTTTTCTAATTCTTTAGGAACATTACGTAATACTGTATCTGCAGTCCTTGCCTTAAATGCAAAACCATATATATCAcaaactcataaatatatattcctaTAACATACTTAAGTAAGAAGTAGTGTATTGAATCAAATCAACAAccatttgattttaatattCCATCCACATACATTTGTTAAAAATCCTTGATCAGTTTAAGACAAAACTGGTCAAGGATTTTTAACTATTACATCCTAAATCCAATTAAGCATTCACAAACTTAATGTATGGAAACTTCAAAAATACAAAGAAGTCAAGCATAAACCACTGAATCCAACTTAACCTAAAATTTATAGGCATCAATATTAATGGCCTGGCAGGGTTGGGTGAGAAGGCAATGAGAATTTCATTCTCTAAGCAGTCATTCACTTCACAATCTCTCATCCACCATTCTTTATCCATGATGAGTTGTACTTCTAACATAGCAATTGTAGTACTGTAGTAACAGAGCCCTCGGCTTACATGCAACCAGGATCAACACCTCAAGTACcttattgacaaaaaaaaacatctaaacatattaataGCCCACCGTTGCATCAATCAAGGCAGCCTACTAATATAAGCTGAAAGTAGCAGCTACAACATTAATCGAAGTTGcgatatatacaaattaatgtACTTCCTTTTTTAATGTGATTATTTGTAGCTGATAATGCACTCGGAAGTAAACTGATCAGAATAAATGAGTTTCCACCAACCTAGCTCGTGATGATCagtagtatttatatatatataattacctcTTACTTTTAGAAGTACCAAACAATCAGGCCGCTACAATAAATACTGATTTTTTTGAAAGTGTCAGTCGTGGAAAAAAGTATATctttagtgaaaaaaaaaatttctcaccaAATTGTTCCGTGAGAGACTCGTGGCTTATCATTGGTGAAGAATGAGTCTTTTTCCACCAAACCACAAGTTCAtgagaaaaattttctttttcccgcGACATACGTAGcggttaaaacatttttttttcgtGACAAATAAGGTCTCATTTGGTATATTATGGTGGGAATAACATCATTCTCCATGGGAAGAGGTTGTGGCAAAAAATGTTTACCCATGACATATCTTCGtagaaaaagttgtatttgatatttcttataaaatactttcctggaaaatatatgtttttcgCAAAGTATTTCGTCAGAAATACTTATTTACGAAAAAATCTTATCACGGGGAAATAGTCATTTCtggctaaagaaaaaaaaaagaatttgtcaCGAGTTTCATTCGTAGCAAATACtaagagattttagaaaaaaaaattataaaataaaaattgagactgtgccaaaaataatcataacaaatagtctaatatatgttaaaataaatatatctgaACCTTGGAGATTCAAATACAgacttataataatttaaaaaaataaaataaaattatactaacattcacaaaataaacttataatgaGAACCcacaaagaattaaaaaaaggaaattatatatccctagctagctagctggaacTCACTCGGTTCTCTAACCCATGAACTCCAATTAACTATTGGTGATCTTAACTTCTAACCTTCCAAAATTAAGCAACGTTTTAGTTACGAGTACTTCCCCCTTTTAAGTCAATGATCGATCAGATTGAAACTAGATCTAAATAAATTACACGATATGATGATCAATCTcatgttaccaaaaaaaaaaaagatatattcaTGAAGTGGATCGAGGgtgattattatataaagatatGGGCCATTCATTAATATCTTGCTGTTctatagaaaaaagaaaatcaagtgGCGGAGggtaattatgttatttatttcataaatgcGTCTAATTATATGAATTCTTTAATCTAATACAGCTACGGATCATCATAACTACTCGTGATGAAAGTTTCAATTGAGAAAGGTGAGTTGTTTCGTGACGTAGTTTATATTAGACAGCAGATGCATTAGAGAATGAGGCGTACGGGTTATTAATTGGAAAATACACACGACAgtacatatatatgatttatttttatatagctTTTGGCAAAAGACAgctaatattttcagataacaTGCATAAATAGAGAATGAACCAAGCATATTTAGAGACAGAgagtaaattataaaattgaagtACTTCCGAAATTTATGAGTTTCGTCGATCCATGAGTAGTGAGTTGGATATGCATTGCATTTTCAAGGGGGGGCATGCAGTACTCGAAATTGGACagttcatattatattattgagaagtgctataaatataaaaagattatataaaaataaatctataaattgatatgatttcatatgataggGGGGAGACTGCATGCAGTACTCGAAATTGGACAGTTCATATTATATCATtgaaaagtactataaatataaaaagattatataaaagtaaatctataaattgatatgatttcatatgatatgttaaatttattttatactaaaaataattttataatctaacatattacatcaaattacgtcaatttataaatttacttttataacatCTTTTATcactaaaacatttttctattttatttggaGCAACAAATACTTTAAAATTAGGATGTCTGAGGCGAAAACTTTGTTCTTTATATATAGGAGATAACACGCGGATGTGACATATTGATGTCCCCACTTAAGTTTTGGAATGTAGACAGATACGTATACATCAAGAAATTAACAAAAGGAGAAGGGCTCAAGTTATATAAAAACCAAGCAAACTTTATTACTACAAAACGAAGGAAACTGTAAACATGAGTAAACCGGTACTTACtttagaacatatatatattacaattatataaaaaaatcaaaatacaaacattttttcatattcGTTAATTGATGCGTCAGATTTGCACATCAATAATGTATTTagtatttcaataaaaaagtttataagaaatagatttttgtCGTATCCGAGCTCGGTGCCGAAAGGCCTTCTTGGATTGGTTTACGGTTACAGGCTCGGCACGTGGTCCTCTGGACCGAATTCTCTGCCCACGGTTGAGTTTCGTCTTTGGTCCTGGTGTTTCGTAGCTTGACCTCTTCGGGCCTGGCCCCCTTCCtctttcacacacacacacacacacacttctcTTGCTTTTGCTTGATAGCCATATATATTACAATCAAGTTTTCATTCAGCAATATCTGACCAATCGAAGgtcaaaactaatttaaatgcGCTTACGATTTTACTATGCAAAACTTATCATGCAGTGTAAGGTGTAAGGATAAGAAGTATATCAAGCAAcattaaacccaaaaaaaaaaaaaaaaaaggaatccaCTAGTAATATTCAATATTGGAGATCGAGAAACTCTCTAGATTACTTTAAGGtcccatttggatgttgaattgagttgaaataagttgagttctttatgaatagtaatgaattgagatagtgaAGTGAGTTTTATGGAGTCCacctaatatgagtttagatgtatttatgaaaaattgaaaaaggttgtgggttctGCAATGAAAgatatgttgagttgaaaaaagttgtagatctcacatgtaaaatttttttgagttgagatgaatttagtgatttgaaagttaggtatttagatgttaagcttagtttaaaattagactgaattgagttgatctTAATTCAGTTCAAATTCCAAACAACCCTTTAAAGTTAATTCATGATCACGACAAAAGACTCAAGCTAGAATGAAAGGGTTTTTAAACATTTgatctttataatatataggCTACAACACAAAACATAAGTACGTCCCGGCCcctaataacaatattttaacacCAAATTAATATCATATCTCGAAccccttaaaaaattaagaaactgTTGGGCTAACTGCTTGGCTCTGGCGATTATGGGAATTTTGTTAATTGCCTTGTGGGTTCGTggttttctctcactttcaacTATTTGTCATGATTTAAGGGTCTATTTTCTTGTCTTAGGTGCAAGATTGTTACTTTTAGAGGTCTACTTTGCCGATTTTCTAGACTAATGGAGGACGATTTGGCTGATAAATGGAAGAGATTTTCTCTAACTGATGTTGAGCAGGTGGACGTTTGTATTCAAGATTCTTCATAGGAGTCCATTGTTGATTATAAGGATTATTGCCTCATTTTCAGTTTACT is a window from the Juglans regia cultivar Chandler chromosome 7, Walnut 2.0, whole genome shotgun sequence genome containing:
- the LOC108986369 gene encoding uncharacterized protein LOC108986369 isoform X3, producing the protein MQRDAGCLTDGEIGCDNSSRIEPKRSHQWFMDASGPDLFNTKRQAVEAVNGRPVSGVPQMNVFPWDNTSGFHSVPGQFTERLFGSEPLRTVNLVDRNIPSVGSGNMVIGMRSFENQYGNDPSVDLSRSHNIEDPSSCLSFGGIRKVRVNEVNSDNEMPESMGHSYSRVDNTGFSIDASYNKNDEDTISLGPAYRNGDENTISVGHNFSKVDNKFISIGHPFNKGDGNFITMGHNFRKTDDRILSMGQPFDKDDGNFISMGQSYEKGDTSVISLGASYNRGHEDFTMGPTYSKSNENFMSITSSYNKGNDHIISMGPTYEKADSTIVSMGTSYDKGESSALSMALNYSKGESNTISFGGLHDEPETNPSGGIISSYDLFMGTQNSAQASEISGQKDLVESNADPIVNDVPKANSKLEVNPRKKEPKTTKKAPPNNFPSNVKSLLSTGMFDGVPVKYVSWSREKNLKGVIKGTGYLCSCDNCNLSKSLNAYEFERHAGCKTKHPNNHIYFENGKTIYAVVQELKSTPQEILFDAIQNVTGSPINQKNFRIWKASYQAATRELQRIYGNDELNMPS
- the LOC108986369 gene encoding uncharacterized protein LOC108986369 isoform X2; protein product: MSFQQKSFWMQRDAGCLTDGEIGCDNSSRIEPKRSHQWFMDASGPDLFNTKRQAVEAVNGRPVSGVPQMNVFPWDNTSGFHSVPGQFTERLFGSEPLRTVNLVDRNIPSVGSGNMVIGMRSFENQYGNDPSVDLSRSHNIEDPSSCLSFGGIRKVRVNEVNSDNEMPESMGHSYSRVDNTGFSIDASYNKNDEDTISLGPAYRNGDENTISVGHNFSKVDNKFISIGHPFNKGDGNFITMGHNFRKTDDRILSMGQPFDKDDGNFISMGQSYEKGDTSVISLGASYNRGHEDFTMGPTYSKSNENFMSITSSYNKGNDHIISMGPTYEKADSTIVSMGTSYDKGESSALSMALNYSKGESNTISFGGLHDEPETNPSGGIISSYDLFMGTQNSAQASEISGQKDLVESNADPIVNDVPKANSKLEVNPRKKEPKTTKKAPPNNFPSNVKSLLSTGMFDGVPVKYVSWSREKNLKGVIKGTGYLCSCDNCNLSKSLNAYEFERHAGCKTKHPNNHIYFENGKTIYAVVQELKSTPQEILFDAIQNVTGSPINQKNFRIWKASYQAATRELQRIYGNDELNMPS